A genomic window from Purpureocillium takamizusanense chromosome 2, complete sequence includes:
- a CDS encoding uncharacterized protein (EggNog:ENOG503NVNF~COG:E~TransMembrane:12 (i57-80o92-115i151-173o185-202i214-236o256-272i292-318o347-372i393-415o421-440i461-480o492-513i)) translates to MDIEGQTRRRRHSAGSSSSVKQHHHHHQHGVGGADNAVDDSANLERMGHKQELTRNFSMISMLGLAFAILNTWTALAASITLALPSGGTSAVVWGLVVAGLCNLCLAASLAEFLAAYPTAGGQYHWAAIVSWAPASRAVSYTTGWINVSGWVALSATGGLLGSTFVLNIVTLFHAGYEPQPWHQFLLYIAFTLVAFLVNTFFTRLLPLLTKAAFFWSMAGFVVISVTVLACASPNYQSGEFVYGHLINEVGWPDGLAWMLGLLQGAFALTGFDATAHMIEEIPDPQRQGPKIMLYCIAIGMFTGFVFLSCLLFCVGNIDDVIKAPYGPLLQIFMDATGNKAGSTCLLIFPLLCIVFATTTLMATSSRMSYAFARDRGMPFSRVFARVHPGLDVPLNALLWTAGWVLVFGCIFLGSSSTFNAITSALVVALGVTYAIPPAINVLRGRTMLPEDRSFKIPEPFGWILNIIGILWTILTTVLFVFPPEIPVTANNMNYCIVAFGIILLIAGLTWIFDGHKNYKGPKVDVQALMSGKVEAMDPVKPVESPAKPEEEMVERRRTETVGE, encoded by the exons ATGGACATCGAGGGTCaaacgcgccgccgccggcacagcgccggtagcagcagcagcgtcaagcaacatcatcaccaccaccagcacggcgtcggcggtgccgacaatgccgtcgacgactcggCCAACCTCGAGCGCATGGGCCACAAGCAGGAGCTCACGCGCAACTTCTCCATGATCTCCATGCTGGGCCTCGCCTTCGCCATCCTCAACACGTGGaccgcgctcgccgcctccatcaccctcgccctcccctcaggcggcaccagcgccgtcgtctgggggctcgtcgtcgccggcctctgCAAcctctgcctcgccgcctcgctcgccgagttcctcgccgcctacccgaccgccggcgggcagTACCACTgggccgccatcgtctcgtGGGCGCCCGCCAGCCGTGCTGTCAGCTACACCACCGGCTGGATCAACGTCTCGGGCTGGGTCGCCCTgagcgcgacgggcggcctgctgggcaGCACCTTTGTGCTCAACATCGTCACCCTCTTCCACGCCGGGTACGAGCCCCAGCCCTGGCACCAGTTCCTCCTGTACATCGCCTtcaccctcgtcgccttccTGGTCAACACCTTCTTCAcgcgcctgctgccgctgctcacCAAGGCGGCCTTTTTCTGGTCCATGGctggcttcgtcgtcatcagcGTCACCGTcttggcctgcgcctcgcccaACTACCAGAGCGGCGAGTTTGTCTACGGCCACTTGATCAACGAGGTCGGCTGGCCGGATGGGCTGGCCTGGATGctcggcctgctgcagggcgcCTTTGCCTTGACGG gctTCGACGCGACCGCGCACATGATCGAGGAGATACCCGATCCGCAGCGCCAGGGCCCCAAAATCATGCTGTACTgcatcgccatcggcatGTTCACCGGCTTCGTCTTCCTGTCGTGCCTCCTCTTCTGCGTCGGCAacatcgacgacgtcatcAAGGCGCCGTACGGGCCGCTGCTCCAGATCTTCATGGACGCCACCGGGAACAAGGCCGGCAGCACGTGCCTGCTCATCTTCCCGCTGCTGTGCATAGTcttcgcgacgacgacgctcatggcgacgagcagccgcaTGAGCTACGCGTTTGCGCGCGACCGCGGCATGCCCTTTAGCCGCGTCTTTGCGCGTGTGCAtcccggcctcgacgtcccgCTCAATGCTCTCCTGTGGACCGCGGGCTGGGTGCTCGTGTTTGGCTGCATCTTCCTGGGCTCGTCTAGCACCTTCAACGCCATCACGTCGGCGTTGGTGGTCGCTCTCGGCGTGACGTATGCGATACCGCCGGCCATCAATGTCCTCCGGGGCAGGACGATGCTGCCCGAGGACCGGTCGTTTAAGATCCCTGAGCCATTCGGATGGATCCTCAACATT ATCGGCATCTTATGGACGATTCTCACGACCGTGCTCTTCGTCTTCCCGCCCGAGATTCCCGTCACGGCAAACAACATGAACTACTGCATCGTCGCGTTCGGGATCATTCTCCTGATCGCGGGTCTGACCTGGATCTTCGACGGGCACAAGAACTACAAGGGTCCCAAGGTGGACGTGCAGGCATTAATGagcggcaaggtcgaggccatggaccCGGTGAAACCCGTCGAGTCCCCAGCAAAGCCCGAAGAGGAAATGGTTGAGAGGAGACGGACAGAGACGGTGGGAGAATAG
- a CDS encoding uncharacterized protein (EggNog:ENOG503P053~TransMembrane:19 (o20-44i56-77o97-119i131-153o173-201i213-234o268-287i419-440o460-482i503-523o535-558i570-592o612-633i660-680o735-756i768-788o794-816i828-850o856-876i)~COG:G), translating to MDVSSATSDGHVPNRGPAVFAVTTATLVLASIFVGARIVCRYFIVRNVSWDDRVMILAWLIAFFLSFTIDYGVTNGLGKYDRDILEDDWSTLRHCEYVFSILYNPALMATKTSILIFYLRLAKNTQVVLRYASWATLAVVNVAGTVLTFMNIFQCSPIRAAWDIHVETPTRCIPLLTEFICAAPVNIVTDLAILALPIPVLTGMRLPSRQKTILVLTFTLGIFVTIVDVVRIYYLQRAISEVPTGATTSPNSRFGGQTDFAWNASLSLMWSAVEVNIGMSCACVPTLKPLILKLLPAMLYDPDGTRTSAGSTSKGPSDNETPPSQNHSAEMTSGAAPAVVEPQPSYRASPGHDAPMSAMEFLTTPDMTSLPENTHLADMSRARTARTASTSGTVENGIYFGFVNMTKPKSMLKANAFESFKYCTIVSILFLLWGVSYGLLNTLNNAVASVDQFSPAQTLGLTSAYFGGGYFFGPLLVGEWILRRDEHNRSKRHEKNEAENVGGFKVTFIVGLCIYGIGTVIFWPSAVTNSFGGFMLSNFVVGFGLSVLEVGANSFMILCGPPQYGEMRLLLAQGVQAVGSVISGLLAQKVFFKTLTQNESDRNASNSTTLINVQWTYLGITLLCVILGLFFFYMPLPEVSDEELEALSKRLPVDPKKKSIAGLQLRTVSLVLAVFAQYLYVGAQESNSIYFRSLMVSILPDADNLDKRATGGTDGSGGTGNADQPPDLAISISDYLLIGHTAFALSRFLVGGLTYLSVKKPRLPQPRTYLSISVVGCFLFALLPVVLRPSNPDLLVIPIILFFFCEGPVWPLLFAIGLRGQGLRTKRAAAFITMGGSGPAFFPFIMYGIITTGGTVQTAFIVIVALQVAMFVYPLFLEFSGDAKQLVDPCPDARNALRDDEETTTDAVVASRHGRGPSQEKTGSLFQKVARGLGSKLNGPRKSSHHTSFEHNEGSVKSTPRTP from the exons ATGGACGTCTCCTCGGCGACTTCGGACGGTCACGTCCCGAATCGCGGacccgccgtcttcgccgtcaccaccgcgaCCCTTGTTCTCGCCTCCATCTTTgtcggcgcgcgcatcgTCTGCCGCTACTTCATTGTCCGGAATGTCTCTTGGGATGACCGAGTCATGATCCTGGCCTGGCTCATagccttcttcctctccttcACAATCGACTACGGTGTCACCAATGGCCTGGGGAAATATGACCGAGATATACTAGAAGACGACTGGTCGACGCTGCGCCACTGCGAATATGTCTTTTCGATACTCTAT AACCCCGCCCTCATGGCCACCAAGACTAGTATTTTAATATTTTACCTCCGCCTCGCCAAAAACACGCAGGTTGTCCTTCGCTACGCTTCGTGGGCCACGCTGGCCGTTGTCAACGTCGCTGGCACGGTCCTCACCTTTATGAACATTTTCCAGTGCAGTCCAATCAGAGCCGCCTGGGATATCCACGTGGAAACGCCGACGCGATGCATCCCCCTCCTCACCGAATTCatttgcgccgcgccggtcAACATCGTGACCGACCTGGCGATTCTCGCCCTGCCCATCCCCGTCCTCACGGGGATGCGGCTGCCTTCGCGACAGAAAACGATTCTTGTCCTCACCTTCACCCTCGGTATCTTCGTCACGATAGTCGACGTTGTCCGAATTTACTACCTCCAGCGCGCCATTTCCGAAGTACCGACAGGCGCGACGACCAGCCCCAATTCGCGCTTTGGCGGACAGACCGACTTTGCCTGGAACGCATCGCTTTCGCTCATGTGGAGCGCCGTTGAGGTCAATATTGGCATGAGCTGCGCTTGTGTCCCCACCCTCAAACCCCTCATCCTCAAGCTCCTACCGGCCATGTTGTACGACCCGGACGGCACGAGAACCTCGGCAGGCTCCACGAGCAAGGGGCCAAGCGACAACGAGACACCCCCATCGCAGAACCATAGTGCGGAGATGACGAGCGGGGCCGCCCCTGCGGTTGTCGAGCCTCAGCCGTCATATCGCGCAAGCCCGGGCCACGACGCTCCCATGAGCGCCATGGAGTTCCTGACGACACCGGACATGACGTCCCTGCCGGAAAACACACATCTCGCTGACATGTCGCGGGCGCGCACCGCCCGGACTGCCTCTACCTCGGGTACGGTCGAGAACGGCATTTACTTTGGCTTTGTCAACATGACCAAACCCAAGAGCATGCTCAAAGCCAACGCCTTCGAGTCGTTCAAGTACTGCACTATCGTCTCCATCCTCTTTCTCCTCTGGGGCGTGTCCTACGGCCTGCTTAATACGCTCAACAATGCGGTAGCCTCGGTGGATCAATTCTCTCCCGCGCAAACACTGGGCCTGACGAGCGCGTACTTTGGAGGGGGCTACTTTTTCGGGCCGCTCTTGGTGGGCGAGTGGATTCTGCGACGGGACGAGCACAACCGCTCCAAGCGCCACGAGAAGAATGAGGCCGAGAATGTAGGCGGATTCAAGGTGACCTTTATTGTCGGACTATGCATCTACGGCATCGGCACGGTCATTTTCTGGCCCTCGGCTGTGACCAACTCGTTCGGCGGCTTCATGCTCAGCAACTTTGTCGTCGGCTTTGGTCTCTCCGTACTGGAAGTGGGCGCAAACTCGTTTATGATATTGTGTGGCCCGCCGCAGTACGGCGAGAtgcgcctcctcctggcGCAAGGAGTCCAGGCCGTGGGAAGCGTCATTAGTGGCCTGTTGGCGCAAAAGGTCTTCTTCAAGACCCTGACTCAGAACGAGAGCGACCGCAATGCTTCCAACAGCACGACTCTCATCAACGTGCAGTGGACATACCTAGGAATAACCTTGCTCTGCGTCATCCTGGGGCTGTTTTTCTTCTACATGCCCCTCCCCGAAgtgagcgacgaggagctggaggcaCTATCGAAGCGTCTCCCAGTCGAtccgaagaagaagagcatcGCGGGCCTCCAACTGCGGACCGTGAGTCTGGTCCTGGCAGTGTTCGCGCAGTACCTATATGTTGGTGCGCAGGAGAGCAACAGCATCTACTTCCGGAGCCTCATGGTCTCGATACTCCCAGACGCTGATAATCTTGACAAGcgagcgacgggcggcacggACGGATCCGGCGGGACGGGCAACGCAGATCAGCCGCCCGATCTGGCGATTTCCATATCCGACTACCTGCTCATCGGGCACACAGCGTTTGCACTGTCCCGGTTTCTGGTCGGGGGACTGACGTACCTTTCGGTCAAGAAGCCTCGCCTTCCCCAACCCCGAACCTACCTCAGTATCAGCGTTGTCGGGTGCTTTTTgttcgccctcctccctgtGGTTCTCCGACCGTCGAACCCCGACCTGCTGGTCATCCCAATCATACTCTTTTTCTTTTGTGAAGGTCCTGTCTGGCCTTTGCTTTTCGCCATTGGCCTGCGCGGTCAGGGGCTTAGGAccaagcgcgccgccgcgttcaTCACTATGGGTGGATCGGGCCCGGCCTTCTTCCCGTTCATCATGTACGGCATCATCACAACCGGAGGAACAGTGCAGACGGCTTTCATCGTCATTGTTGCACTGCAGGTGGCCATGTTTGTCTACCCCCTGTTCCTGGAGTTCTCCGGGGACGCGAAACAGCTCGTCGATCCTTGTCCCGATGCGCGTAACGCGCTGCGCGATGACGAAGAAACGACAaccgacgccgtcgtggcgAGCAGACACGGACGCGGTCCGTCCCAAGAGAAGACGGGGTCCTTGTTCCAGAAAGTCGCGAGAGGCCTCGGCTCCAAGCTCAACGGCCCGCGCAAATCATCGCATCACACGAGTTTCGAGCACAATGAGGGGAGCGTGAAGTCGACGCCACGAACGCCATGA
- the URA1 gene encoding Dihydroorotate oxidase (fumarate) (COG:F~EggNog:ENOG503NXK0) — protein sequence MPPPPLDGHQQQQQQQGQVRSPPPPPPPPPPPPKLSIHPPLLLNTACPWATTAGDLAALLSCAATGAVTTRTSLLGGFAHDDAAHRFVLFDPATGATMGRRKRRGRGMGTRRAAVDDGVERDEKDDDDDDDDDEAAGAHHGKGGDDATNVPVGSVNSLGYSPITLDGYLAILRDLSSSSSSSSSSLSPPPQQLPAHAFRKTVIVSVTGDPPAVARCCERTRSSASAIRFPLAVEVNLSCPNIPSAPPPAYCPRELDAYLAALPAPVVVVAAAGTTTATATSTTITTTATVTTAAERGDGGEGEGGVAGGVADGVAGGGGGGDATAAPRRALPIGIKLPPLTYATQFDDLVRALRPHAWKLSFVTAVNTLGSCLVFDDDDDDDDDDDDDDEREKYGSSSSGGGGGGGAGSGIGSGSGTGRDSRGGTLRGGMAGAPLHPMALGNVSTLRRLFDGCDELRHLDIVGVGGVSDGDGYRRMRRAGAAAVGLATGLGSRGVTVFDAIAKDINSPW from the coding sequence ccaccaccaccaccaccaccaccacccaagCTGAGCATccacccgccgctgctgctcaacacCGCCTGCCCGtgggccaccaccgcgggcgacctggcggcgctgctgtcgtgcgccgccacgggggCCGTCACCACGCGGACGAGCCTGCTGGGCGGGTTtgcgcacgacgacgcggcgcacCGGTTCGTGCTGTTTGACCCGGCGACTGGTGCGACGATGGGGCgacggaagaggagggggaggggaatgGGAACCAGAAGGGCTGCTGtggacgacggcgtggaAAGGGATGAGaaggatgatgacgatgatgacgatgatgatgaagcgGCAGGTGCTCATCATGGTaaaggcggcgatgatgccacAAACGTACCGGTCGGCAGCGTCAACTCCCTCGGCTACAGCCCCATTACGCTCGACGGATACCTCGCTATACTGAGGGACCtgtcttcgtcgtcgtcgtcttcatcgtcgtcgttgtcgccgccgccgcaacagctgcccgcccacgcaTTCCGCAAGACCGTCATCGTGAGCGTCACGGgcgacccgcccgccgtggcgcgctgctgcgagCGCACTCGTAGCAGCGCGTCCGCCATCCGCTtccccctcgccgtcgaggtcaacCTCTCCTGCCCCAACATCCCCTCCGCACCCCCGCCGGCCTATTGCccgcgcgagctcgacgcgtacctcgccgccctccccgcgcccgtcgttgtcgtcgccgccgccggcactactactgccactgccactagcaccaccatcactaCCACTGCCACTGTCACAACTGCTGCTGAacgcggcgatggtggtgaaggtgaaggtggtgttgctggtggtgttgctgatggtgttgctggtggtggtggtggtggtgatgctaCTGCCGCTCCCCGCCGGGCACTCCCCATCGGCATCAAGCTCCCACCGCTCACCTACGCCACGCAGTTCGACGACCTGGTCCGCGCGCTGCGTCCCCACGCGTGGAAGCTGAGCTTCGTGACGGCGGTCAATACGCTCGGCTCGTGTCTCGTCtttgatgatgacgacgacgacgacgacgacgacgacgacgacgacgagcgggagaagtacggcagcagcagcagcggcggcggcggcggtggtggggcCGGGAGCGGGAtcgggagcgggagcggaaCCGGGCGAGACAGTCGGGGCGGGACGCTGaggggcggcatggcgggcgcgccgctccACCCGATGGCCCTGGGCAACGTCTCGACGCTGCGACGGCTGTTTGACGGgtgcgacgagctgcgccaCCTGGACatcgtgggcgtgggcggcgtgaGTGACGGGGACGGGTATCGGCGGATGAGGCgggccggcgctgccgccgtgggaCTGGCCACGGGGCTGGGGAGCAGAGGCGTCACCGTTTTTgatgccatcgccaaggacaTAAATTCACCGTGGTAG